One segment of Yersinia kristensenii DNA contains the following:
- a CDS encoding heme acquisition protein HasA, translating into MTVSIQYNSEFKDYTLSSYLQQWATKHGDIKDTGAEGYSKDFGQFAGGGFFDGTQYSVSSSHGTGTAIIVEGELKYSFMPQHTFYGKMEGLELGESLADNQNGIGKQLNDVQLKLCNIDITGDYDVNKTMAENHQGEMHKATYGLMRGNAEPLLEILQAKGIDINTPIKDMAIASQLDISSEVMADAPMIDTVGAYDGGDILMAA; encoded by the coding sequence ATGACAGTAAGTATTCAATATAATAGCGAATTTAAAGATTATACCCTTTCTTCATATCTTCAGCAGTGGGCCACTAAGCATGGCGATATCAAAGACACTGGGGCTGAAGGATACTCCAAGGATTTTGGTCAATTCGCTGGTGGTGGATTTTTTGATGGGACCCAATATTCAGTGAGTAGCTCGCACGGTACGGGTACCGCGATAATTGTTGAAGGCGAGTTGAAGTACTCCTTTATGCCTCAGCATACTTTCTACGGCAAAATGGAAGGCTTGGAGTTAGGTGAATCATTGGCTGATAATCAAAATGGTATTGGTAAGCAGCTTAATGATGTGCAACTGAAATTGTGCAATATAGATATTACCGGTGACTATGATGTTAACAAAACCATGGCAGAAAACCACCAGGGCGAGATGCATAAAGCCACTTATGGTTTGATGCGTGGCAATGCCGAACCCCTGTTGGAAATCCTTCAGGCCAAAGGTATTGATATCAATACTCCAATTAAGGATATGGCGATTGCTAGCCAGTTAGATATCAGTAGTGAAGTTATGGCAGATGCGCCAATGATTGATACTGTCGGAGCATATGATGGTGGCGATATATTGATGGCTGCATAA
- a CDS encoding heme acquisition protein HasA translates to MAVEIRYQPEIKNETISSYLHQWATKFDDMVLIKPEIEYSIISSIKPSPPVVGQKIAAASSHLYNQKKAAIVTEFVATINTEIEDNTEIESLLDQHLIPDISGSVELGEILLPISDLKSIKFEQLQLQKVQLEFSGLDIADDITNSIYTLSYVLNEDNNYQGGTNLGIYNLLRGNAEPILMKLEAQGIDVNTPLKYIAIASQFDAASDVVTDTFVIETVGVPQELLAA, encoded by the coding sequence ATGGCTGTGGAAATAAGGTATCAACCAGAAATTAAAAATGAAACGATTTCTTCTTATCTACATCAATGGGCAACTAAATTTGATGATATGGTTCTGATTAAACCTGAAATAGAATATAGTATTATCTCCTCCATTAAACCCTCCCCTCCAGTCGTAGGTCAAAAAATTGCTGCGGCCAGCTCCCATCTTTACAATCAGAAGAAAGCGGCAATAGTGACGGAGTTTGTCGCAACGATTAATACAGAAATAGAGGATAATACAGAAATAGAAAGTTTACTCGATCAACACTTAATTCCAGATATTAGCGGGAGTGTAGAGTTGGGTGAAATCTTGCTCCCTATATCTGACCTCAAGAGTATAAAGTTCGAACAACTGCAACTTCAAAAAGTGCAATTGGAGTTCAGCGGGTTAGATATTGCAGATGATATAACTAATTCTATTTATACTTTATCTTATGTACTGAATGAGGATAACAACTATCAGGGGGGGACAAATCTGGGAATATATAACTTACTCAGAGGTAATGCAGAACCCATATTGATGAAGCTGGAAGCACAAGGTATTGATGTGAATACTCCACTTAAATATATCGCTATTGCCAGCCAGTTTGATGCTGCCAGCGATGTTGTGACTGATACATTCGTGATTGAAACGGTAGGGGTGCCACAAGAGTTATTAGCCGCATAA
- a CDS encoding heme acquisition protein HasA: MTITITYDKKISHESISSYTRKWATNFGDMMLAPSDNSDENYIFQLGSYSPADSGSLYAYGRINPQQNKVAITTGYVAATSMVGDDLFNQQITASINGSLYFGDEISPLSDIELSKGQVDHEIYYQLKNEELKFDGLDIADDIESSFYMLLHSYIHYDCLNGKDLGVYRLLRGDAEPILKKLKAQGIDIDTPLKDMAIASQLEAASDVINDAPVIDTVGAVDNTEVLLVA; encoded by the coding sequence ATGACAATTACTATCACGTATGATAAAAAAATCAGTCATGAGTCTATTTCTTCATATACACGTAAATGGGCTACTAATTTTGGAGATATGATGTTAGCACCGTCTGATAATTCAGATGAGAATTATATTTTTCAGTTAGGATCATACAGCCCAGCCGATTCAGGTAGTCTCTATGCATATGGAAGAATCAATCCTCAGCAGAATAAAGTAGCAATAACCACTGGGTATGTAGCAGCCACTTCAATGGTCGGCGATGATCTATTTAATCAGCAAATCACTGCGAGTATCAATGGAAGCTTATATTTTGGTGATGAAATATCACCACTTTCTGATATTGAATTAAGTAAAGGTCAGGTTGACCATGAAATATACTATCAACTTAAGAATGAGGAATTGAAATTTGACGGGCTAGATATTGCGGATGATATAGAAAGTTCGTTTTATATGTTGCTCCATTCCTATATTCATTATGACTGCCTAAATGGTAAAGATCTCGGAGTATACCGTTTATTAAGAGGCGATGCTGAACCGATACTGAAGAAGCTAAAAGCGCAAGGTATTGATATAGATACCCCACTTAAAGATATGGCTATTGCCAGTCAGCTTGAGGCCGCGAGTGACGTTATCAATGATGCACCAGTAATTGATACTGTCGGGGCGGTCGATAATACTGAAGTATTATTGGTAGCTTAA
- a CDS encoding type I secretion system permease/ATPase: MESYKTPDTFSESLTILSVLAHHKKSLWGIGLFTAVINLLMLAPAIYMLQVYDRVLASANTMTLLMLTILVLGIFVFIGLLEWVRSAIVIRLGTRIDMQLNQRVFNAAFASQLMGHKTPAAQALNDLTSLRQFATGNALFAFFDAPWFPLYLLVIFVLHPWLGVLAASGACVLIFLAWLNQWVCKKPLKEASTVTSQATQQANANLRNADAIEAMGMLDVLRRRWLVQHSHFLYQQNIASDKSSQVTAVSKSSRHALQSMMLGLGALLVIDGSITAGVMIAGSILIGRVLGPIDQLIAVWKQWSQARLSYQRLAHLLAEHPPVPAGMVLSAPIGKLSVIQLTVCKPGTHIPILYSINFELHPGNILGVLGPSGSGKSTLAKLLVACKPAFSGSVRLDSANLSQWDKAHLGQFIGYLPQDIQLFRGSIAENIARFGTIDTVKVIAAAQMAGVHDLILHLPCGYDSQLGEGGEALSGGQRQRIALARAMYGVPRLIVLDEPNANLDKEGEKALLESIIRLKQQGCTIVMITHKPELLSDSDYLLLLNKGRVELFDRTEAVLQQIKGQDKPTVKGELKTPASKKSWNSGISYGAVPARTASQKS, from the coding sequence ATGGAATCATATAAAACCCCCGATACTTTTTCGGAGTCTCTGACTATTCTTTCTGTTTTAGCCCACCATAAGAAGAGTCTCTGGGGAATAGGGCTATTTACTGCAGTAATTAATCTTTTGATGTTGGCTCCCGCTATTTATATGCTGCAGGTTTATGATCGCGTCCTGGCGTCAGCGAATACCATGACATTGCTGATGCTCACTATTTTGGTGCTGGGAATATTTGTATTTATTGGCTTACTTGAATGGGTTCGCAGCGCGATAGTTATTCGGCTTGGGACTCGGATTGATATGCAACTTAATCAACGGGTCTTTAACGCCGCGTTTGCATCTCAACTTATGGGCCATAAAACACCTGCAGCACAAGCCTTGAATGACCTGACATCTTTACGTCAATTTGCGACGGGCAATGCCCTATTTGCTTTTTTTGATGCTCCCTGGTTCCCGCTTTACTTGTTGGTTATTTTTGTACTCCATCCCTGGTTAGGAGTATTAGCCGCATCCGGTGCTTGTGTGTTGATTTTTCTAGCATGGCTCAACCAGTGGGTGTGTAAAAAGCCATTAAAAGAAGCTTCCACAGTAACCTCACAAGCAACGCAACAAGCTAATGCGAATTTACGCAATGCGGATGCTATTGAAGCAATGGGAATGTTGGATGTATTACGCCGACGTTGGTTAGTCCAGCATTCACATTTTCTTTATCAGCAAAATATTGCCAGTGACAAAAGCAGTCAGGTGACTGCGGTCTCTAAATCCAGTCGCCATGCTTTGCAATCAATGATGCTAGGGCTAGGTGCATTACTGGTCATTGACGGCTCAATTACAGCGGGCGTCATGATTGCCGGTTCAATTTTAATCGGCCGGGTATTAGGGCCTATTGATCAGTTAATTGCAGTCTGGAAACAATGGAGCCAGGCGCGGCTGTCTTATCAGCGTCTGGCCCATTTATTAGCGGAGCATCCACCTGTACCTGCAGGTATGGTTTTGTCTGCGCCAATAGGAAAACTCAGTGTAATACAGCTCACTGTCTGTAAGCCGGGCACACATATCCCCATTTTATATTCCATCAACTTTGAATTGCATCCCGGTAACATTTTGGGTGTTTTGGGGCCATCTGGCAGTGGGAAATCTACCTTGGCGAAACTGTTGGTTGCATGTAAACCGGCTTTCAGCGGTTCGGTACGATTAGATAGCGCGAATCTTTCTCAATGGGATAAAGCCCACTTGGGACAATTTATTGGTTACCTGCCGCAGGATATTCAGTTATTTCGTGGTTCGATTGCTGAAAATATTGCGCGCTTTGGCACGATTGACACAGTAAAAGTCATCGCGGCGGCCCAGATGGCGGGGGTTCACGATTTAATCTTACATCTGCCCTGCGGCTATGACTCTCAGCTAGGGGAGGGCGGTGAGGCATTATCCGGTGGCCAGCGGCAGCGCATTGCTTTAGCACGGGCCATGTATGGTGTGCCACGGCTTATTGTGTTGGATGAACCGAATGCCAATTTGGATAAAGAAGGTGAAAAAGCCTTATTAGAAAGCATTATCCGGCTCAAACAGCAGGGGTGCACCATTGTGATGATCACCCATAAGCCAGAGCTCTTATCTGATAGCGACTACCTATTGCTACTCAATAAAGGGCGGGTGGAATTATTCGATCGTACCGAAGCCGTTCTACAACAGATTAAAGGGCAGGATAAGCCGACGGTTAAGGGTGAGCTCAAAACACCAGCGAGTAAAAAGTCTTGGAATAGCGGTATCTCATATGGTGCGGTCCCAGCCCGCACGGCATCACAAAAATCATGA